Proteins from a genomic interval of Rhipicephalus microplus isolate Deutch F79 chromosome 6, USDA_Rmic, whole genome shotgun sequence:
- the LOC119167485 gene encoding iris isoform X1: MAVNQLGDSVLNFAIGLYGQLKPKDGRKKNIFFSPFSISAALSMALGGARNKTAKELSTVLRVPDDAQIHRHFSDFFSKLSSYAADVKLHIANRMYCEQTFPVLESYLSLLRDSYGATVESVDFKNKSETIRLQANEWVARETESKIKDLLPGGSVNDNTTLILINAIYFKGLWASQFEPDATHPSYFHLDSKSKKQVDMMFQKDRYCTGRSKELGVEALEIPYRGGKTSMVILLPDELGGLSKLEKRLTASKLGNLLENLRGFFDVELYLPKFELEQTINLKEVLKQMGINDFFSFDADLSAISEKDKLAASEVVHKAFVEVNEEGTEAAAATAVMMAACCLSSAPPQTYKFIVDRPFMFVIRSRDPDIVLFMGSVRDL, encoded by the coding sequence ATGGCCGTCAACCAGCTCGGGGACTCTGTTCTCAACTTCGCCATCGGCTTGTATGGCCAATTGAAGCCGAAGGACGGCCgcaagaaaaacatttttttctcgccaTTCAGCATCTCGGCTGCTCTTTCAATGGCCCTCGGAGGAGCGCGCAACAAAACAGCCAAGGAGTTGTCCACGGTTCTTCGAGTTCCCGACGATGCACAAATACACAGACACTTTTCCGATTTCTTCTCGAAGCTGTCGTCGTACGCTGCTGACGTGAAGCTGCACATCGCCAACCGCATGTACTGCGAACAGACGTTCCCCGTCTTGGAGAGTTACCTGTCTCTCCTTCGAGACAGCTACGGCGCAACTGTCGAGTCCGTTGACTTCAAGAACAAGAGCGAGACAATTCGACTTCAGGCCAACGAGTGGGTGGCGCGAGAGACTGAGTCCAAGATCAAAGATCTTCTACCAGGAGGCAGCGTGAACGACAATACCACTCTCATCCTGATAAACGCTATCTACTTCAAGGGCCTTTGGGCGTCTCAGTTCGAGCCTGACGCGACTCATCCCTCCTATTTCCACCTGGATTCCAAGAGCAAAAAACAGGTCGACATGATGTTCCAAAAGGATCGTTACTGCACTGGCAGAAGCAAGGAGCTCGGCGTGGAAGCCCTCGAGATACCGTACCGGGGTGGCAAAACATCCATGGTGATCCTTCTGCCCGATGAGCTTGGAGGACTGTCCAAACTCGAAAAGCGCTTGACCGCTTCAAAGCTCGGGAACCTGCTAGAGAACCTTCGTGGATTTTTTGACGTCGAGTTGTACCTGCCGAAGTTCGAACTTGAACAGACAATTAACCTGAAGGAAGTACTGAAACAAATGGGAATCAACGATTTTTTCTCGTTCGATGCTGATCTGTCCGCCATCAGTGAGAAGGACAAGCTGGCAGCTTCCGAAGTGGTTCACAAGGCTTTCGTGGAAGTGAACGAAGAAGGCACCGAAGCCGCTGCTGCCACAGCAGTAATGATGGCCGCCTGCTGCTTGTCTTCAGCGCCACCGCAGACCTACAAGTTTATAGTGGATCGGCCGTTCATGTTCGTCATTCGCAGTCGTGACCCAGATATTGTGCTCTTCATGGGATCCGTACGCGACTTGTAA
- the LOC119167485 gene encoding iris isoform X2, which produces MAVNQLRDSVLNFAVDLYGQLKPKDGDKRNIFFSPFSISAALSMALGGARNKTAEELCTVLRVPDDVQIHRHFSDFFSKLKSYAADVKLHIANRMYCEQTFPVLASYLSLLRDSYGATIESVDFKGDHEAVRLQANAWVERETGYKIKDLLPGGSVNAGTTLILINAIYFKGLWASQFKPDATRPSDFHLDSKSKKKVEMMFHKDRYSTARCQELDVEALEITYQGNKTSMVILRPNDVEGLSKLEERLTASKLASLLDNLCGFADVELYLPKFKLEQVISLKEVLHEMGIKDFFSSDADLSGISEKKKLAASEVVHKAFVEVNEEGTEAAAATAVMMVACCMSSLPPRTYKFIVDRPFMFVIRSRDPDLVLFMGSVRDL; this is translated from the coding sequence ATGGCCGTAAACCAGCTCCGGGACTCTGTTCTCAACTTCGCCGTTGACTTGTACGGGCAGTTAAAGCCGAAGGATGGGGACAAGAGAAACATCTTTTTCTCACCGTTCAGCATCTCGGCTGCCCTTTCAATGGCCCTCGGAGGAGCACGCAACAAAACGGCCGAGGAGTTGTGTACCGTGCTCCGAGTGCCCGACGATGTGCAGATACACAGacacttttctgacttcttctcgAAGCTGAAGTCCTACGCTGCCGATGTAAAGCTGCACATAGCCAACCGCATGTACTGCGAACAGACGTTCCCCGTGCTGGCCAGCTACTTGTCCCTTCTGCGTGACAGCTATGGTGCCACTATCGAGTCCGTCGACTTCAAGGGTGACCACGAGGCAGTCCGACTTCAAGCCAACGCGTGGGTAGAGCGAGAGACAGGGTACAAGATAAAAGATCTGCTACCTGGAGGCAGCGTGAACGCTGGGACCACTCTGATTCTGATAAACGCCATCTACTTTAAGGGCCTTTGGGCTTCGCAATTTAAACCTGACGCCACTCGTCCCTCCGATTTCCACCTGGACTCCAAGAGCAAGAAGAAAGTCGAGATGATGTTTCATAAGGACCGTTACAGCACGGCCAGGTGCCAGGAACTTGACGTGGAAGCCCTGGAGATAACGTACCAAGGCAATAAAACTTCCATGGTCATACTCCGGCCTAACGATGTTGAGGGACTGTCCAAGCTCGAGGAACGCTTGACAGCTTCCAAGCTTGCGAGCCTACTGGACAACCTTTGTGGATTTGCCGACGTCGAGCTGTACCTGCCCAAGTTCAAGCTGGAACAAGTGATTAGTCTGAAGGAAGTATTACATGAAATGGGAATCAAGGATTTTTTCTCGTCGGATGCCGACCTGTCCGGTATTAGTGAGAAGAAAAAACTGGCAGCTTCCGAAGTGGTTCATAAGGCGTTCGTGGAAGTCAATGAAGAAGGCACCGAAGCCGCGGCCGCTACCGCTGTAATGATGGTAGCCTGCTGTATGTCTTCACTGCCACCACGGACCTACAAATTTATAGTAGATCGGCCTTTCATGTTTGTCATTCGGAGCCGTGACCCAGATCTCGTGCTCTTCATGGGCTCCGTCCGCGACTTGTAA